The segment ATCTCGAAGCCCATCTTTCCCACAATGTGCAGCTCGCAGTTGGTGGCAACACAAGTGCGCCCGATATTTCCAGTATTCTGGGGAATCTCGGGCTCAATCAAGACAATGCGGAAAAGCTTCTGCGAGTTTGGTTGTGAGTTGGGCTGTGAATTAGGCAAGATGTCTAAAAACCTCTTGGCCAAGTTTAGAAAGAGCTAAACGACGACCTTTATCAATGATGAGCTCTAGGTTCATCAACTCACGATAAAGAGTCAAATCGATCGGAACAATCTCTCGGCCAGAAGAACGTCCCAGTCTTTGAATATAAGTCATTTGCTTCTCAGTCAGTTTGGAAGTCAAAGCAGGTTGCTCTTCAATCGACCTTCTCCAATCACCACCAGGAATTACAGAAGCGTTAACAGGAAGTTTCAATGGGTTCAAGAAGTACGTCCAAGCTTTGATGGGCTCCGACGAACCCTCAACGTAAACGTCCACTTCTTCTCTAGAGTAGAGGCTCTTGTCCGGATCCATCTGGCTGTAGCCATAAAATTCATCCAACAAAGCCTTCAAAAGTTCCGAACCTTTGAGCTCCACAAGCTGTCCCGGAACCAAATCACTGCCACCTTTGACGAGAGCTGGAAAGCCCACTTTCAAACGATATGCAGTACCTTTAATTCTGGCAAAAGCTAATGATTCCACGAAGTTCTGGATCTTAGCGTAATGAATCATCCCCTCGGTCAACGAGCCATAGATGAAAAAACGTGTTGTAGTCATTATCCCCCCCGGTCAGACAACAAATAGGTTTTTCCCTAAAAGAGGCACGTGTGTACCAAAAACCACACACCTCCGCAACACATGAATCGGAGCAATTTCTGCAAAATTTCGTTTTTCACCAGTTTGGTGGTACTTACTGTTTTGCGTTAAGGGGAATTAAATAAATAAAATTCATTTACAGATTTTTTGCTTTCTTTAAGCGCTTTGTTATCCTCATCAAAGTCGTACATAATGTTGGTGCTTTTCAGAACGTTGGACCTGATGAAAAAAATTGAGGCGATAATCAAACCCTTCAAACTTGATGATGTCGTCGATGCCCTCGCGGAAGTCGGCGTAGAAGGTGTCACTGTCTCTGAAGTTCGCGGCTTTGGCCGCCAAAAAGGTCGCACTGAAGTTTACAAAGGTGCAGAGTACGTCGTCGACTTTCTCCCAAAAATAAAACTGGAAGTGGTTCTTCCCGACGCATTGATCGACAGTGCCGTGGAAGCCATTCGCAAAACAGCACACACGGGAAAAATCGGAGACGGAAAAATATTTGTGATTCCAGTGGAATCAGCTCTGCGTATTCGTACCGGCGAAAGAGATGAAGAAGCTTTATAACATTTACCCACCCTTCGGCGCTGCCGGATCGGTTGAAAAAGATTTTCCCAAGGAGATGGCGATATGAACGCTAAAGAAGTTCTGAAGTTTGCGCACGAAAAAGGCGCTAAGATGGTTGACCTCAAATTTTGTGATTTGATCGGAACATGGCAACATCTAACGATACCTCTTCACCAACTCGAAGAAGAAGCCTTCGAAAACGGTTATGGCTTCGACGGAAGCTCTATTCGTGGTTGGAAGGGCATCGAAGAATCCGACATGATCATCAAGCCAGATCCGACAACGGCAATGATGGATCCTTTCATGGAAACTCCGACTTTGTCTTTGATCTGCGATGTGTGCTTGCCGGAAACTCTTCAAGCCTACAACCGCGACCCTCGTCAAATCGTGAAAAAAGCCATCGCCTATATGCAATCAACAGGCATTGCTGACACGGCTTACTTCGGACCGGAAGCAGAGTTCTTTATTTTTGATGACGTTCGCTATGAACAAACAAACAACTCTGGTTTCTACATGGTTGACAGCGATGAGGCCGCTTGGAATACCGGTCGCGATGAAGGCGGCAACAACCTGGGCTATAAAATTCGTCCTAAAGAAGGTTACTTCCCGGGCTTGCCAACAGATACTCTGCAAGACATCCGCTCTGAAATTTGCCTTGAGATGGAAAAATGCGGAATGCGCGTTGAGCGCCATCACCACGAAGTTGCTTCCGCGGGACAATGTGAAATCAATTTCCAATATGATACCGCTTTGAACATGGGCGACAAAATGATGTGGTTCAAATACATCGTTAAGAACGTGTCAAAACGTCATGGCAAAACAGCGACCTTTATGCCGAAGCCATTGTTCGGTGATAACGGATCAGGAATGCATATTCATATGTCTTTGTGGAAAGATGGAAAAAATCTTTTCGCCGGCAACAAGTATGCGGGCCTTTCTGAAATGGCGCTTTACTATATCGGTGGTGTTTTGAAACACGCCCCTGCTTTGTGTGGCATCATCAATCCGACAACAAATTCTTACAAGCGCTTGGTTCCTGGTTTTGAGGCCCCGACAAAATTGGCTTACAGCTTTAAAAACCGCTCTGCTGCGATGAGAATTCCAAACTCTGGGCCGAATCCAAAGGCAAAACGTATTGAGTTCCGCACTCCAGATCCTGCGGCAAATATTTATATGGCTGAGGCGGCTATTTTGATGGCGGGCTTGGATGGAATTATTAATAAAATTCACCCCGGCGACCCGCTAGATAAAGACATCTACGGTCTTCCACCTCAAGAAGCGGCGGCGATTCCTTCAGTTCCAGGAACTTTGGAAGAATCTTTGAACCACCTGATGGCGAACTGCAGCTTCTTGAAAAAAGGCGATGTTTTCTCTGAAGATCTTATCGAGACCTGGGTCCAGTACAAAATCGACAAAGAAGTTCGACCTGTACAACAAAGACCAGTTCCCTATGAGTTCCACATGTATTACGATTGCTAGACATTGCCCCTACTCCGGTGAATTCGGAGTTTAGACAAGACAACTTTGGAGAGTAAATGGGATCAGAAGACGTAAAAAATTATTTAGGCCATATGTGGTTTCGCCAAGAGGACGGAATTATCACGATTGGTATCAATGAAGATGCTCTTGAGGATTTTGAATCCATCAATTCCGTAGAGCTTCCAGCAGAACACGAAAAAGTTGACGCTGAAGCAGTCATT is part of the Bdellovibrio svalbardensis genome and harbors:
- a CDS encoding gamma-glutamylcyclotransferase family protein, whose amino-acid sequence is MTTTRFFIYGSLTEGMIHYAKIQNFVESLAFARIKGTAYRLKVGFPALVKGGSDLVPGQLVELKGSELLKALLDEFYGYSQMDPDKSLYSREEVDVYVEGSSEPIKAWTYFLNPLKLPVNASVIPGGDWRRSIEEQPALTSKLTEKQMTYIQRLGRSSGREIVPIDLTLYRELMNLELIIDKGRRLALSKLGQEVFRHLA
- a CDS encoding P-II family nitrogen regulator; the encoded protein is MKKIEAIIKPFKLDDVVDALAEVGVEGVTVSEVRGFGRQKGRTEVYKGAEYVVDFLPKIKLEVVLPDALIDSAVEAIRKTAHTGKIGDGKIFVIPVESALRIRTGERDEEAL
- the glnA gene encoding type I glutamate--ammonia ligase; amino-acid sequence: MNAKEVLKFAHEKGAKMVDLKFCDLIGTWQHLTIPLHQLEEEAFENGYGFDGSSIRGWKGIEESDMIIKPDPTTAMMDPFMETPTLSLICDVCLPETLQAYNRDPRQIVKKAIAYMQSTGIADTAYFGPEAEFFIFDDVRYEQTNNSGFYMVDSDEAAWNTGRDEGGNNLGYKIRPKEGYFPGLPTDTLQDIRSEICLEMEKCGMRVERHHHEVASAGQCEINFQYDTALNMGDKMMWFKYIVKNVSKRHGKTATFMPKPLFGDNGSGMHIHMSLWKDGKNLFAGNKYAGLSEMALYYIGGVLKHAPALCGIINPTTNSYKRLVPGFEAPTKLAYSFKNRSAAMRIPNSGPNPKAKRIEFRTPDPAANIYMAEAAILMAGLDGIINKIHPGDPLDKDIYGLPPQEAAAIPSVPGTLEESLNHLMANCSFLKKGDVFSEDLIETWVQYKIDKEVRPVQQRPVPYEFHMYYDC